ttttcgggatttgggggattttgggggttttggggaatgtttgggggattttgggggttttggggaatgtttgggggattttgggggggttgatgatttttggggtgtctgggaGGTTTTGGGAGGGGGTGGAGAAGTTTCGGgcgattttgggttttttctgggcagatttttgggttttttggggcagatttggggttttttggggctgattttggggatttttgggctgattttgggattttttgggacaGATTTAGTGGGTTTTATGGGacagatttgggggatttttgggctgattttgggggtttttgggctgcttctttgggatattttttggggATCGTTTTGGGGTGCTGACCCCCTGCCCCCCCTCAGGTGACCCCCCCGGGGGGTCCCCGTGCCCCTTTTTGGGGGCGCAGGGGGGGGAGGGGCCGCCCCTGGTGCTGCGCGCGGCCCCGGAGCTGCAGGAGGACCTGGCGCCCCCCGAGGAGGGTGAGAATtgtggggacccccaaacccccaaaaccccccccaaaacccccccaaaatcccccaaaaccccccaaatccccccaaccctccaaaccccccaaaacccccaaccccccaaaacccccaaaacccctccaaaaccccccaaaacccccaacccccccaaaaccccccaaaacccccccaaaatcccccaaaatctccccaaaacccccccaaatcccccaaccccccaaaacccccaaaccccccaaaatccccaaaaccccccaaaatcccccaaaaccctccaaaaccccccaaatcccccaaaacccccaaacccccaaaatgcccccaaaaccccccaaaacccccccaaatcccccaaatccccccaaaccccccaaaacccccccaaaactcccccaaaacccccccagacccccccaatccccccagaccccccagtATCGGCCCCCCACCAGCTGTGcccccccagagcccctggattggctgctggattttggggacccccccgaGGAGCCCCCCGAGAGGCGGCTGGAGGAGAACCTGCCCGGTGAGggggggggggatttgggggatttgggggattttgggggatttgggggattcaAAGGGATTTTAagagaatttggggggatttgggggattttaaggggattttgggggcaatTTGAGGAGATTCaaggggaatttgggaggattttggggggatttggagggattttggggagattttgggggattttgggagattcAAGGGGATTTTAGGAgaatttggggagatttttgggggatttcggggattgggggagattttggggggctttggTAGATTCaaggggattttaggggaatttggggggatttttgggaggatttttgggatttgggggattttaggggaatttggggggatttctggggggggtttggggggattttgaggggattttagcgggatttttggggttccggGGGCGTTTGGGGGGCGATTTGAGAAGATTcaaggggatttttggggggattttgggggttttggggggagatttgggcggatttgggggatttaaggggggattggggggatttaggggaCTAGAGgcagatttggggggatttgggggaatttggacattttggggatttggggggaatttggggggatttcgaggatttgggggaatttggggggactttggggatgttttgggaggatttgggggagatgtttgggattttgggtgatttgggggattttggggggctcggAAGCGTTTTCAGGTGCAGTTTTGGGGTCTCTGTAGCATTTTgggatggaattttggggtacGATTTTGGGTCTCTGTAAGATTTTGGGGTgcggttttggggtttttggggagcaGTTTTGGGGTCTCTGTAGATTTTTGGGGTACACTTTTGGGCTCGGGGCTGTTTTAGGctcggggtttttggggttcacTTTTAGCCacggggtttttgtttttggggtgccagAGGACGCCTTCCCGTACGGGGCGGTGCTGGGGGCATCCCTGATTTGGGGTCTCTGTGGTtcgtttttggggtccctgggtttgtttttggggtccctgggtttgtttttggggtctctgggtttcgtttttggggtctctgggttCGTTTTCGGGGTCTCTGGGTTCACCCCCGATCTGGGGTCcctgtggtttgtttttggggtctctggggttcgtttttggggtccctgtggtttgtttttggggtccctgtggtttgtttttggggtctctgggttcgtttttggggtctctgggtttgtttttggggtctctgggttcgtttttggggtctctgggttcgtttttggggtctctgtggtttgtttttggggtccctgtggtttgtttttggggtccctgtggtttgtttttggggtctctgggttcgtttttggggtccctgtggtTTGTTTTCGGGGTctctgtggtttgtttttggggtccctgtggtttgtttttggggtccctgtggtttgtttttggggtctctgggttcgtttttggggtctctgggttTGTTTTCGGGGTCTCTGGGTTCACCCCGATCTGGGGTCCCTGTGttatttttgtgttatttttggGGTGCAGAGGACGCCTTCCCGTACGCGGCGGCGCTGGGGGCGCGCCTGGCGGGGCTGCGCCGCTCGCACACGTACCGCGAGTTCACGGCGCtggcgcggcgggcgcggcacCCCCCGAGCGCCTTCCTGGGGTCCCCCCCGCGCCTGGTGCAGCTCTGGTGCTCCAACGACTACCTGGGCATGAGCCGGCACCCCGAGGTGCTGCGGGCGGCCAGGTGGGCACCCCGAAACCAGAGCCGGGACCCCCCGGTCCGGAGAGCTGCGAAATATCCCCGGAATATcccccggaattcccaaaatatccccaaaatatccccaaaatatccccgaaATATCCCCCGGAATTCCCGAAATATCCCCGAAATTCCCGAAATATCCCCGAAATATCCCCCCGAATTCCCGAAATATCCCCGAAATATCCCCGGAATATCCCCCGGAATATCCCCCGAATTCCCGAAATATCCCCGAAATATCCCCGAAATATtccccggaattcccaaaatatccccgaaatatcccccaaaatatccccaaatccagcccaaacCTCCCGAAACCACCGCacatctgccccaaaatccgcccCTAAACCCCCTAAATTGCCGCTGAATCCACCCAAAACCCctgaattccccccaaaatccccccaaaatctccccaaatccctccgaattGGCCGCGCACGGGCTGGGCGCGGGCTCggctcccaaaaccccccaaaaccccctgaaaaacccccaaaaccccctgaacccccccaaatcccctccaaacctcccaaatcccccaaaccaccccaaaatcccccccaaatcccctgagatcctccccaaacccacccaaatccaccccaaacctGCCGAAACCGCCCCCCATCTCCCCCGAAATCTGCACCAAAACCGCCCTCAAatccccctaaacccccccaaaattccccaaaaccccccgaaTTTCCCTCTTCAGGGCCGCCCTCGCCGCTCACGGGCTGGGCGCGGGCGGCATGCGGAACATCGCGGGCACGGCAcacaaatccccccaaaaccccccactaaaaccccccaaatccccccaaaacccccacaaaaccCCCGAAAACCCCCAGAATCCCCccgaatccccccaaaacccccgaaaacccccagaatccccccaaatacccccaaaaccccccgaaTCTCCCTCTCCAGGGCCGCCCTCGATGCGCACGGGCTGGGCGCGGGCGGCACCCGGAACATCGCGGGCTCGGCGCCGCTGCACGGCGCGCTCGAGGCCGCCCTGGCGCGGCTGCACCGGCAGCGCCGCGCgctcctcttctcctcctgcttcGCCGCCAACGACACCGCGCTGGCCACGCTGGCCCGGCTGCTGCCCGGTGAGGCGGGACACCCCAGAATGGGACACCCCGGAACGGGGACACCCCCagaatgggcagggacacccccaaaatgggACACCCCGGAACGGGGACAGACCCAAAATGGGACACCCCgaaaatgggcagggacaccccggAACGGGGACACCCCGGAACGGGGACACCCCGAAAATGGGACACCCCgaaaatgggcagggacaccccgaaaatgggcagggacaccccggAAATGGGGAGGGACACCCCGGAAATGGggagggacaccccaaaaatgggcagggacaccccgaaaatgggcagggacaccccggAACGGGGACAGCCCCAAAATgggacacccccaaaatgggacaccccgggacggggacacccccaaaatgggacacccccaaaatgggACACCCCCAGAATGGGACACCCCGGAAcggggacacccccaaaatgggcagggacaccccggAACGGGAGGGACACCCTGAAAATGGGGACACCCCGAAAATGGGACACCCCGGAACGGGGACAGCCCCAAAATGGGACACCCCGAAAATGGGACACCCCGAAAATGGGGAGGGACACCCCgaaaatgggcagggacaccctgaaAATGGGGACACCCCGAAaataggcagggacacccccaaaatggggacaCCCCGAAAATGGGACACCCCGGAACGGGGACAGCCCCAAAATGGGACACCCCGAAAATGGGACACCCCGAAAATGGGGAGGGACACCCCgaaaatgggcagggacaccctgaaAATGGGGACACCCCGAAaataggcagggacacccccaaaatggggacaCCCCGAAAATGGGACACCCCGAAACGGGTGGGACACCCCagaatgggcagggacaccccaaaaatgggcagggacaccccgaaaatgggcagggacaccccagaAACGGGCAGGGAACCCCGAAAATGGGCAGGGGCACTCCAAAAACGGgcagggaaccccaaaaacgggcagggacaccccagaAATGGGCAGGGGCACTCCAAAAACGGgcagggaaccccaaaaacgggcagggacaccccatAAATGGgcagggaaccccaaaaacgggCAGAGCATTCAAAAAACTGGCAGGGCACCCCGAAACTggtggggacacccccaaaatgggCAGGGGGCACCAAAACGGGCGGGACACCCCGAAATGGGCAGGACACCCCGAAAACAGGCAGGACAACCCAAAACGGGCGGGACACCCCACAACCGggtgttttttggtgtttttttgggttctgatggggtttttggggtgctgacagatttttggggttttttggggcgcTGACAGGTTTTGAccggttttttgggatttttgaccATCTTTTTGGGGCGCTGAccaatttttgggtttttcggGGTGCTGacggtttttggggtttttttgggggttctgatcagtttttttgggtttttggggttttttttgtttttttttttggctgctgacaatttttggggtttttggggcgctgacgggttttttttgttttattcagaTTTCTTTTGGTGCGCtgatgggttttggggttttttgaggcACTGACGGATTTTTGGGAGTTTTCAGGGCACTGacaggttttttgggttttttggggagggttCTGACCGGTTTTCTGTGGCgctgatggattttggggtattttggagggtttttggggaggattttggggttttggggggtttttaggGCGCTGAcgtttttttggggtttctcgGGGCGCTGacgggtttttttttgggttttttagtgTTCTGACGGGTTTTTTTGGGCACTGacaggttttttggggtttctcgGGGCGCTGacaggtttttttggggtttttcggGGTGCTGacgggttttttgggtttttcggGGTGCTGAcggttttttggggtttctcgGGGCGCTGacgggtttttggggtgcccccagGCTGCCACTTCTTCTCGGACGCGGGGAACCACGCCTCGATGGTGCAGGGCATCCTGCGCAGCGGCGCCCCCAAACACATCTTCCGCCACAACGACCCCCAGCACCTGGACGAGCTTTTGGGGCGCAGCCCCCCCGGGGTCCCCAAAATCGTCGCCTTCGAGTCCGTTCACTCCATGGACGGTGAGCGAGGGGCGCCCCGAAACcccccgggaaccccaaaaagcccaaaatatcccaaagtaCCGCGGGAACCCCAAAACCGCCCAGGACAAGccaaaaccccccccccaaaatgcccccaaaatgcccccaaaaccaaccccaaactcccccaaatccaccccaaactctgccaaaatcccacaaaacccccaaaatcccccaactgcccccaaatccctccaaaccccccaaaaatccccttaaacccccccaaaatccccctaaaccgcccaaattcccccaaatccccccaaattccccaaatccctgagttCCCAAAATCGCCttaaaataaccccaaattcccgaaaaatccccccaaatccctccaaaactCCCtaaaaatcagcccaaaaatccccccatgCCTCCCAAACCaccctaaaatccccccaaaatctctcaaaattcccccaaaatccccccaaaatctcccaaaatccccccaaaaatcccccaagaGGCCCCAAatgcccccaaaattcccctaaaatccTCACAAATCTCCCCAATCTCGCCTCAAGTCCCTCCAAAACCCTtccaaaaccccaccaaaatccccttaaatccccccaaaatccccaccaaAAGACCCTAAAATCCctcaaaattcccccaaaatccccccaaaccctccaattgccccaaatcccccaaaaccggCCCAACCCCCCCtacaaaatccaccccaaatcccccaaaatcctcccagagttcccaatctcccaccaaGCTCGAGAGCGCCCCCCGGTGGTGCCCTGAGTTATTGCACCCGCTCACACAAAATCCCTgcaaaattctccccaaaatctcccaaaattccccgaaatcccccccaaaattcccccaaacatccccccaaaaacccccccaaatcctaccaaaaatcccccaaaaatccccaaatccccctaaaattcccaaaattcccccaaaatcctcccagaTTTCCCTGTCTTCCACCAGCCTCGAGAGCGCCCCCCGGTGGTGCCCTGAGTCATTTCACCTGCTCAGcagaaatccccccaaaatccgcccaaTAATCCCCCCAAtaatcctcccaaaatcccccaaaaatcctctaaatccccccaaatccccccaaaacccccaaaatttccaaaaatCCTCACAGatgattccccccaaaatccccaaatccccccaaaattccccaaatcctcccacaGTTCCCTATCTTCCACCAGGCTCTATAGCGCCCCCCGGTGGTGCCCTGAGTCATTGCACCCACTCAcccgaaatccccccaaaatccccccaaactccccccaaatccccccaaaatccctcccaaatcccccaaaatcccccaacccccccaacGCCGCGCAGGCTCCATCGCGCCGCTGGCCGAGCTCTGTGACGTGGCGCACGCCCACGGCGCCCTCACCTTCGTGGACGAGGTTCACGCCGTGGGGCTCTACGGGCCCCGGGGCGGCGGCATCGCCGAGCGGGACGGGGTCAGCGGCAAGGTGGACGTGGTGTCCGGGACCCTCGGTACGGGGGGACCCCGAAACGGGCagggggcaccccaaaaacgggcagggggcaccccaaaatggggcACCCTGAAATGGGGCACCCTGAAATGGGGGGAAGAAGGGACGGGGAGCCTGGGGTGAACGGGACCCTCGGTATGTGGGGACCCTCAAAAGGGGAGGGGGCACCCCTAAAATGGgggggacacccccaaaatggggggCAACCCGAAATGGGGgagaggggaccccaaaaatgggggacAACCCGAAATttggggcagggacaccccgaAAATGGGAGGAGAAGGGACGGGGAGCCTGGGGTGTCTGGGACCCTTGGGacggggggaccccaaaatggatttgggaccccaaaaatggggcagggacaccccaaaatgtgGAGAGGgatcaccccaaaaatgggcaggagggacagggaacCTGGAGATGAGAAGCCTGGGGTGTTCGGGACCCTCGGTacggggggaccccaaaaatggggggacACCCCGAAAATCGGGGGACCAGAAATGGGAGGAGGGGACCTCAAAAATGGGAGGCAACCCGAAAATGGGGGGAAGAAGGGATGGGGAACCTGGGGTGAACGGGACCCTCGGTATGTGGGGACCCTCAAAAGGGGagggggcaccccaaaaatgggggggacaccccaaaaatgggaggCAACCCGAAATGGGGgagaggggaccccaaaaatgggggacAACCCGAAATttggggcagggacaccccgaAAATGGGAGGAGAAGGGATGGGGAGCCTGGGGATGGGGAGCCTGGGTGTTCGGGACCCTCGGGacgggggggaccccaaaaatggggagggaTACCCCAAAAATGGGAGGTCACGAAATttggggcagggacaccccaaaaatggagGGGGGGGGAGCCTGGGTAAAGGGAGATCCCAAAAATAGGTTGGACAGGGAGCCTGGGGTGTTCGGGACCCTCGGGACGGGGGGAACCCCAAAAGGGGAGGGGGCACTCCAAAATGggggtgggacccccaaaatggggggAGGGAGTCTCAGTATGGGGGTGGGGGACCCCGAAATGggggtgggacccccaaaatggggggAGGGAGTCTCAGTATGGGGGTGGGGGACCCCGAAATGGGGGTGGGACCCCCCAAACGGAGCTCGGGACGCTGAGTTCGGGGAAGCAGCGCGGCAGCGCGGGCCGGGGGTGCCCGCAGGAGCCCGGCGGACCCCCGGAGTGATTTGGGGGtgcccccccggccccgccgtgcccgcagggaaggcgctGGGCGCCGTGGGGGGCTACATCGCCGGCGGGGAGGCTCTGGTGGACGCCGTGCGCTCCTTCGGGCCCGGCTTCATCTTCACCACGGCGCTGCCGCCCGCCGTGCTGGGCGGCGCGCTGGCGGCGCTGCGCGTCCTGGCGGGGCCCGAGGGGGGCGCTCTGCGCCGCTCGCACCAGCGCAACGCCAAACACCTGCGGCTGCTGCTGCGCGACCGCGGCGTGCCCGCGCTGCCCGCGCCCAGCCACATCGTGCCCGTGCCCGTGAGTGCccctcggggggtttgggggtgatagtctggggtttggggggatttggaggggtttttgggggtgccCGCGCTGCCCGCGCCCAGCCACATCGTGCCCGTGCCCGTGAGTGCCCGGCGCTTTGGGGGTGATAgtctggggtttggggggattttggggggtttggaggggttttggggggaattttctgggatttggggggtgtttgggggggtTACGGGGGTTTTGGGAGCACCCGCGCTGCCCGCGCCCAGCCAGATCGTGCCCGTGCCCGTGAGTGGCattcggggggtttgggggagttttgggggggattgggggtgTTTCgggaggtttgggggtgtttgggggtattttggggtgattttggggtgattttggggttatttagaatgattttgggctgattatTTTAGGATGactttggggttgttttggctgattttggggttgttttaGGGTGACTTTGGGGTTGTTTTACGGTGATTTAGGCTGATTTTTGGGTgttgattttgggctgatttgggctgattttgggtgatttgggctgatttggactggtttgggttgattttggggtgatttatGCTGATTTAGGGtgttgattttggggtgatttggctGATTtaggctgattttggggtgattttggctgatttgggctgattttgggcagatttaggctgattttagctgatttgggctgatttgggttGATTTgagctgattttgggctgattttggctgatttgggttgattttgggctgattttggctgatttcGGCTGATTTTGAGCTGATTTTGGCCAATTTCGGCTGatttgggttgattttgggctgatttcggctgatttgggttgattttgggctgatttgagCTGATTTTGAGCTGATTTCGGCTGatttgggttgattttgggctgattttagctgattttggctgatttaggctcattttggctgattttggctgatttgAGCTGATTTAGGCtcattttggctgattttggctgatttgAGCTGATTTAGGCTCATTTTGGCtgatttgggctgattttggctgatttaggctcattttggctgattttggctgatttaGGCTGATTTAGGCTCATTTGGGCTGATTTGAgctgattttggctgatttaGGCTCATTTTGGCTGATTTGGGCTGATTTTAGCTGATTTTAgctgattttggctgatttaggctgattttggctgatttaGGCTGATTTCGGCCGATTTCGGCTGATGTAATCTGACTCggccgggtttggggggctcCCCGCAGGTGGGGGACGCGCGGGCGGCCACGCGGCTGAGCCGGGCGCTGCTGGAGCGCGGCCTCTTCGTCCAGGCCATCAACCCCCCCACGGTGCCCCGGGGGGGCGAGCTGCTGCGCATCGCCCCCaccccccagcacagcccccagatGATGGAGAACCTGGCGGGTGAGGGCCGGGGCGCCGGGCACCGGGGGGCTCGGGAACCGGGGGGCTCGGGAACCGGGGGGGCGCCGGGCACCGGGGGGCTCGGGaaccggggggctcggggggaaACCGGGaaccggggggctcggggggaaaacgggaaccggggggctcggggggaaACCGGGaaccggggggctcggggggaaAACGGGAACCGGGGGGCTCAGGaaccggggggctcggggggaaACCGGGAACCGGGGGGCTCTGGGaaccggggggctcggggggaaAACGGAAATTGGGGGGCTCGGGGAACCGGGGGGGCGCCGGGCACCGGGTGGCACGGGGGGAAACCGGGAACCGGGGGGTGCCGGGAaccggggggctctgggggaaACCGGGaaccggggggctcggggggaaaatgggaattggggggcaccgggggggcactgggggcacagggggcacTGGAAATTGGGGAGCACCGGGAATTggggggggcaccggggggggcaccgggagcacggggGGTGTCActggtcactcggggtcactcgGGGGGGGTCACTCAGGGGGTCATTCGGGGGTCACTCGgggggtcactcggggtcactcagggggTCACTCGGGGGTCACTCAGGGGGTCACTCAGGGGGTCACTCGGGGGGTCATTCGGGGGGTCACTCGGGGGGTCACTCGGGGGTCACTCGGGGGGGGTCACTCGGGGTCCCtcggggtcactcggggtccCTCGGGGGTCACTCGGGGGGTCACTCGGGGGTCACTCGGGGGGGTCACTCGGGGTCCCTCGGGGGTCCCTCGGGGCAGTCCCGCTGCCGGGCGCCCCCTGACCCCGCGCCCCCCAGACCAGCTGTCCGAGTGTTGGGgggcgctggggctgccccgggACTCGCCGCTGGGCCCCGCCTGCGCCTCCTGCCAGCGGCCGCTGCACTTCTCGCTGATGAGCGCCTGGGAGCGGCAGCACTTCCAGCTGGGGGGGGTCCCCGCCACCGCCTGAGCCCCCCGAAAACCGCCCCCGAAATGCAGCAAAAatgaccccaaaacacccccggGATGCAGCCACCCatccccaaaaacaccccccgAAAATGCGGCTAAcccccccaaaacagcccccggACCGCTGATAGCCCCCCAAAAATCAACCCCCAGACCGCTGatatcccccccaaaaaacacccccgaaatgcagcaaaaatgacccaaaaccACCCCTGGAATGCAGCAACCCATCCCCAAAAGCACCTCCCGAAAATGCGGctaaccaccccaaaaaccaccccgaAATTGTAActgacccccccccaaaaaacccccccaaactggaactgagccccccaaaaacgCCCCCGAAATTGCAGCGAACCCCCCAAAAACGCAGCcgatccccccaaaaaattccaaaactGCAGCGACCGCCCCCAAAACCACCCGAAACTCCCAGgccactcccagtccctcccagtacaaaccagttccatcccagtacaaaccagttccccccagttccatcccagtataaaccagttctCTCCCAGTTTGGTCCCAATCCCTCCCAGTCGCtgccagtacaaaccagtaaaaCCAGTTTGGCACTGGTGCCGTTCCCGTCTCTTTatttggggctggggtggggggagtccccaaatcccctcccagtataaaccagttccatcccagtata
The sequence above is a segment of the Lonchura striata isolate bLonStr1 chromosome 36, bLonStr1.mat, whole genome shotgun sequence genome. Coding sequences within it:
- the LOC110483987 gene encoding 5-aminolevulinate synthase, erythroid-specific, mitochondrial; translation: MGTAPARPQRGDPPGGSPCPFLGAQGGEGPPLVLRAAPELQEDLAPPEEEPLDWLLDFGDPPEEPPERRLEENLPEDAFPYAAALGARLAGLRRSHTYREFTALARRARHPPSAFLGSPPRLVQLWCSNDYLGMSRHPEVLRAARAALDAHGLGAGGTRNIAGSAPLHGALEAALARLHRQRRALLFSSCFAANDTALATLARLLPGCHFFSDAGNHASMVQGILRSGAPKHIFRHNDPQHLDELLGRSPPGVPKIVAFESVHSMDGSIAPLAELCDVAHAHGALTFVDEVHAVGLYGPRGGGIAERDGVSGKVDVVSGTLGKALGAVGGYIAGGEALVDAVRSFGPGFIFTTALPPAVLGGALAALRVLAGPEGGALRRSHQRNAKHLRLLLRDRGVPALPAPSHIVPVPVGDARAATRLSRALLERGLFVQAINPPTVPRGGELLRIAPTPQHSPQMMENLADQLSECWGALGLPRDSPLGPACASCQRPLHFSLMSAWERQHFQLGGVPATA